The Corynebacterium marinum DSM 44953 genome contains the following window.
GCTTCGCGTCCTCCCGCCTCGGCGTGGCCATCGCGCTGGAGGCGATCCGCATGGTCGAGGAAGGCGTCGCCAGCCCGCAGGACATCGACAACGCCATGGTGCTGGGCTACAAGTTCCCGGTCGGCCCGCTGGCGCTCACCGACATCGTCGGCCTCGACGTCCGCCTCGGCATCGCCGAGTACCTCGAATCCACCCTGGGCGAGCGCTTCGCCCCACCGCAGCTCATGCGCGACATGGTCGAGCGCGGCGAGCTGGGCCGGAAGTCCGGCCAGGGCTTCTACAACTACAGCTAGCGCTTCTCGATAATCGCGTTGGTGATCCGCGCCGTGCACAGGCGCCTGCCGTCCTCGTCGGTGACGATCACCTCGTGGCTGGTCAGTGTCCGTCCCAGCCGGATGGCGGTGGCGGTGGCGGTGACCAGCCCGGTCCGTCCCGAAGCGTGGTGGGTGGCGTTGATGTCCACACCGACGGCCACCTTCCCCATCGTCGAGGCGTGGATGACCGCCGCCCAGGAACCCACCGCCTCGGCGATCGCGACCATCGCGCCACCGTGCAGGAGACCCAACGACTGACGGTTTCCGTCCACCGGCATGGTCGCCACCACCCGTTCGGGCGACTGCTCGAGCACCTCCACACCCATCTTGCGGTCGAGTTCACCGAGCTCAATTGTCCAGGGCGTCATAATTTCTCCTCGTGGGGGGTGGCGGAAAATGTGATCTTGATTATACTGGCCAGAAATACTGACCGTCCGTTCGGTTACTAAATGTTTCAGGAAAGGCTCCCGATGTCCACCCTCATCGACACCCTCGTCCCCAGCTACCTCTCCGGCGCCTGGGTCACCCCCGACAACCCCTCCCGAGTCACCGAGGTCGCCGACTCATCCACCGGCGAGATCATCGCCACCGTCTCCACCGAAGGCCTCGACCTGGCCGGCGCCATCGACTACGCCCGCAGCACCGGCCAGCGCAACCTCCGCGAGCTGACCATCCATGAGCGCTCCCTCAAGCTCAAGGAACTGGCGATCTACCTGGACGAGCACAAGGAGGAGCTCTACGAGCTCGCCTACCGCGCCGGCGCCACCAAGCGCGACAACGGCGTCGACATCGACGGCGGCATCTCCACCCTGTTCACCTACTCCTCCAAGGGCCGCCGCGAGCTGCCCAACGGGCACGTCATCGTGGACGGCCCCACCGAGGTCCTCTCCCGCGACTCGAGCTTCCTGGGCACCCACATCTACACCACGATGCCCGGCGTCGCGGTGCAGATCAACGCCTTCAACTTCCCCGTCTGGGGCATGCTGGAGAAGTTCGCCCCCTCCTTCATCGCGGGCATGCCCACCCTGGTGAAGCCGGCGACCCCCTCCGGCTACGTCACCGCCGGGTGCGTGCGCCTCATGGTCGAGTCGGGCATCCTGCCCGAGGGTTCCATCCAGCTCATCTCCGGCTCCGCCCGCGACCTCCTCGACCACCTGGACCACCGCGACCACGTCGCCTTCACCGGTTCCGCCGCCACCGCCGCCACCCTGCGCTCCCACGAGAACGTCCTGGTCAACGGCGTGCGCTTCACGGCCGAGGCGGACTCCCTCAACGCCGCGATCCTCGGCGAGGACGTCACCGTCGACTCCCCCGAGTTCGAGGCCTTCATCAAGGCCGTGTTCGTGGAGATGACCGCCAAGGCCGGCCAGAAGTGCACCGCCATCCGCCGCGCCATCGTGCCCGCCGGAATGGTCGACACCGTCGCATCCGCCCTCACCGAGCGCCTCGCCGCCAAGATCGTCCCGGGCGACCCGCGCGACCCGGGCGCCACCATGGGCCCGCTGGTTTCCGTGGAGCAGCGCGAGGACGTCGCCTCGGCCGTCGAGAAGCTCATCGCCGCCGGCGGCAAGGTCGTCACCGGCGGCGCCGACCAGCTCGAGGGCGCATTCTTCGCCCCGACCGTCCTCACCTTCGAGGACGCGGACGCCGACGCCGTCCACGACGTCGAGGCCTTCGGCCCGGTCGTCTCCGTCATCGGATACACCGACACCGAGGACGCCATCCGCCTGGCCGCCCGCGGCCGCGGTTCCCTGGTCGCCTCCGTGATCACCCACGACCCGGAGCTCGCCGCCACCTACGCGCACTCCATCGGCGCGTACCACGGCCGCCTGCACTTCCTGGACCGCGACGACGC
Protein-coding sequences here:
- a CDS encoding PaaI family thioesterase translates to MTPWTIELGELDRKMGVEVLEQSPERVVATMPVDGNRQSLGLLHGGAMVAIAEAVGSWAAVIHASTMGKVAVGVDINATHHASGRTGLVTATATAIRLGRTLTSHEVIVTDEDGRRLCTARITNAIIEKR
- the paaZ gene encoding phenylacetic acid degradation bifunctional protein PaaZ, with amino-acid sequence MSTLIDTLVPSYLSGAWVTPDNPSRVTEVADSSTGEIIATVSTEGLDLAGAIDYARSTGQRNLRELTIHERSLKLKELAIYLDEHKEELYELAYRAGATKRDNGVDIDGGISTLFTYSSKGRRELPNGHVIVDGPTEVLSRDSSFLGTHIYTTMPGVAVQINAFNFPVWGMLEKFAPSFIAGMPTLVKPATPSGYVTAGCVRLMVESGILPEGSIQLISGSARDLLDHLDHRDHVAFTGSAATAATLRSHENVLVNGVRFTAEADSLNAAILGEDVTVDSPEFEAFIKAVFVEMTAKAGQKCTAIRRAIVPAGMVDTVASALTERLAAKIVPGDPRDPGATMGPLVSVEQREDVASAVEKLIAAGGKVVTGGADQLEGAFFAPTVLTFEDADADAVHDVEAFGPVVSVIGYTDTEDAIRLAARGRGSLVASVITHDPELAATYAHSIGAYHGRLHFLDRDDAKTSTGHGSPLPHLVHGGPGRAGGGEELGGIRGVKHYMQRTAIQGTPDHLTAITGEWVRGAKVNKVTRADVDAGAADHPFRKDLASLKVGDQFASDLRHVSIEEILEFAEKTGDTFYAHVDEEAATANPFFPRRVAHGYLLVSWAAGLFVEPAPGPVLANYGLENLRFITPVTYDDSVRIELTAKRITPRVTDAYGEVCWDAQLFNQNDELVASYDVLTLVEKVNTTYANWGK